A genomic region of Solanum dulcamara chromosome 2, daSolDulc1.2, whole genome shotgun sequence contains the following coding sequences:
- the LOC129880777 gene encoding aspartic proteinase PCS1-like, translating to MDSSCSKKFLLLFVTLLNFFNISLAKNAPFSMSFPLTSTQLSHNSSSKALFLSSLMATKTMPRVPSLNYKSTFKYSMALIITLPIGTPPQNQQMVLDTGSQLSWIQCHKKIPKIPPPTTSFDPSLSSSFSVLPCSHPLCKPRIPDFTLPTSCDQNRLCHYSYFYADGTLAEGNLVREKITFLRSQSTPPLILGCATESDDAEGILGMNLGRFSFASQAKVQKFSYCVPIRQGNHTVKPTGTFYLGQNPNSRTFRYVNLLTFPQSQRMPNLDPLAYTIGMLGIKVGGKKLNISARVFRPNAGGSGQTIVDSGTEYTFLVEEAYNKVREEIVRLVGRKLKKDYVYGGALDMCFDSAHPMEIGLLIGDMTLQFENGVDILINKERMLDEVEGGIHCVGIGRSESLGIASNIIGNFHQQNLWVEFDLRNRRVGFGKGECNRQL from the coding sequence atggatTCTTCTTGTTCAAAAAAATTCCTTCTTCTCTTTGTTACATTGTTGAATTTTTTCAACATTTCATTAGCAAAAAATGCCCCTTTTTCTATGTCATTTCCTCTTACTTCAACACAATTATCACATAATTCATCATCTAAagctctttttctttcttccctTATGGCTACAAAAACTATGCCTAGAGTTCCATCTTTGAATTATAAATcaacttttaaatattcaatGGCTCTTATTATTACACTTCCTATAGGGACACcaccacaaaatcaacaaatgGTATTGGACACTGGTAGCCAACTTTCTTGGATTCAATGCCACaagaaaattccaaaaataCCCCCTCCAACGACTTCGTTTGATCCTTCTTTGTCCTCTTCTTTTTCCGTCCTTCCTTGTAGTCATCCTTTGTGTAAGCCAAGAATTCCCGATTTTACCCTTCCAACATCGTGTGACCAAAATAGGTTGTGCCACTACTCGTACTTCTATGCTGATGGTACTTTGGCTGAGGGCAATCTCGTCCgtgaaaaaattacatttttgcGTTCCCAAAGTACCCCTCCTTTGATTCTTGGTTGCGCGACCGAGTCTGATGATGctgagggtattttgggtatgaATCTTGGACGATTCTCTTTTGCCTCCCAAGCCAAGGTACAAAAATTCTCATATTGCGTGCCGATTCGACAAGGTAACCATACCGTGAAACCTACCGGAACATTTTACCTAGGTCAAAACCCAAATTCTCGTACCTTTCGATATGTAAATCTGTTGACTTTCCCTCAAAGTCAACGCATGCCCAATTTAGACCCTCTAGCATACACTATTGGTATGCTAGGGATAAAAGTTGGcggaaaaaaattgaatatctcCGCGAGGGTTTTCCGACCGAATGCTGGTGGTTCCGGCCAGACGATCGTCGATTCCGGCACGGAATATACTTTCTTGGTGGAAGAAGCGTATAATAAGGTGCGAGAAGAAATTGTTAGGTTAGTTGGTCGGAAATTGAAAAAAGATTACGTTTATGGTGGTGCGCTCGACATGTGCTTCGATAGCGCCCATCCGATGGAAATCGGACTATTGATAGGTGACATGACATTGCAATTTGAAAATGGGGTTGATATTTTGATCAATAAAGAAAGGATGTTAGATGAAGTGGAGGGTGGGATCCATTGTGTGGGAATCGGACGGTCAGAATCACTTGGCATTGCAAGTAATATTATTGGCAATTTCCATCAACAAAATCTATGGGTTGAATTTGATTTGAGAAATCGAAGAGTAGGTTTTGGGAAAGGAGAGTGTAATAGGCAATTGTAA